One window of Quercus robur chromosome 12, dhQueRobu3.1, whole genome shotgun sequence genomic DNA carries:
- the LOC126708509 gene encoding precursor of CEP9-like, with translation MAEIEDFRPTTPGHSPGAGHDNPPPTRFTLNRYKMAEIEDFRPTTPGHSPGAGHDNPPPTRFTLNRYKMAEIEAFRPTTPGHSPGVGHDNPPPATRL, from the coding sequence ATGGCTGAGATTGAAGACTTTCGCCCAACAACTCCTGGTCATAGCCCTGGTGCAGGACATGACAACCCACCACCTACAAGGTTCACTCTAAATCGTTATAAAATGGCTGAGATTGAAGACTTTCGCCCAACAACTCCTGGTCATAGCCCTGGTGCAGGACATGACAACCCACCACCTACAAGGTTCACTCTAAATCGTTATAAAATGGCTGAGATTGAAGCCTTTCGCCCAACAACTCCTGGTCATAGCCCTGGTGTAGGACATGACAACCCACCACCTGCAACACGATTGTAA